A single genomic interval of Trichosurus vulpecula isolate mTriVul1 chromosome 6, mTriVul1.pri, whole genome shotgun sequence harbors:
- the LOC118852882 gene encoding 60S ribosomal protein L31-like — MAPAKKSGEKKKGRSAINEVVTREYTINIHKRIHEVGFQKRAPRALKEIRKFAMKEIGTPDVHIDTRLNKAVWAKGISNVPYRIRVCLSRKCNEDEDSPNKLYTLVTYVPVTTFKSLQTVNVDEN; from the coding sequence ATGGCTCCTGCGAAGAaaagtggagagaaaaagaagggacgTTCTGCCATCAACGAGGTGGTGACCAGGGAGTATACCATCAACATTCACAAGAGGATTCATGAAGTAGGCTTCCAAAAGCGAGCTCCCCGGGCTCTGAAGGAAATTCGCAAATTTGCCATGAAAGAAATAGGAACTCCAGATGTACACATTGACACCAGGCTCAACAAAGCTGTTTGGGCCAAAGGAATAAGTAATGTCCCATACCGTATCCGAGTGTGTTTGTCCAGGAAATGCAATGAGGATGAAGATTCACCAAACAAGCTGTATACCTTGGTTACTTATGTACCTGTTACCACTTTCAAAAGCTTACAGACAGTCAATGTGgatgaaaactaa